In Marinomonas posidonica IVIA-Po-181, a single window of DNA contains:
- a CDS encoding regulatory protein RecX, translated as MHTPQLTTYEHALLLLNQREHACAEIAVKLKQKGHSEEDIDNTIRQLKELNYLNDERFAEIYVRSKANRSLGPTRIKQELLQKGLSSDIAKNAIEEAEFDWYELAKDAKIRKFGEESTQDYKEKSKQMRHLQYRGFDYEQIQYALSQSDRES; from the coding sequence ATGCACACACCACAATTGACGACCTATGAGCACGCTTTACTCCTACTAAATCAAAGAGAGCACGCTTGTGCAGAAATTGCCGTAAAACTAAAACAAAAGGGCCATTCTGAGGAGGATATTGACAACACAATTCGTCAACTAAAAGAATTGAACTACTTAAATGATGAACGATTTGCCGAGATTTATGTGAGAAGCAAAGCCAATCGATCGCTTGGCCCTACTCGAATTAAACAAGAATTACTGCAAAAAGGCCTCTCTAGTGACATCGCCAAGAACGCCATAGAGGAAGCGGAGTTCGACTGGTATGAATTAGCCAAAGACGCAAAGATTCGCAAATTTGGTGAGGAATCCACCCAAGACTATAAAGAAAAATCAAAGCAGATGCGCCATTTACAATATAGAGGCTTTGATTATGAGCAAATTCAATACGCTCTTTCACAATCGGATAGAGAAAGCTAA
- a CDS encoding D-amino acid dehydrogenase: MQVCVLGAGVVGLTSAYYLAKKGFEVTVLDRQPSVALETSFANAGQISPGYSAPWAAPGIPLKAIKWLMQKHAPLKISPEPEMKKLLWMGKMLSQCTEGAYNINKSRMMALAEYSRDQFIGLRKELGIQYDDGQGGTLQLFRKDEQVEAAAKDIKVLRALNVPHQMLTPEQVVVAEPGLASVIDKFKGGLKLIGDETGDCYLFCQSLKAECEALGVQFQFNTDIQSLSVEAGKVRGVFTQHGLQAFDTVLVSLGSYSKELLKACDIDIPVYPVKGYSLTVPITNDAYAPVSTVMDETYKVAVTRLGNRIRAAGTAELAGYNLDLPKSRTETISHVVEDLFGQGCQLSDAEYWTGLRPMTPDGTPVVGATEVNGLYLNTGHGTLGWTMSCGSAAVIADIMAGNNTEVDSTDLAVARY; encoded by the coding sequence ATGCAGGTCTGTGTATTGGGGGCTGGCGTTGTTGGTTTAACATCGGCTTACTATTTGGCTAAAAAAGGATTTGAGGTGACGGTATTAGATCGTCAGCCTAGTGTGGCTTTAGAGACAAGCTTTGCTAATGCTGGACAAATATCGCCAGGTTATTCAGCACCTTGGGCGGCTCCTGGTATTCCGTTAAAGGCCATTAAGTGGCTTATGCAGAAGCATGCTCCATTGAAGATTAGCCCTGAGCCAGAAATGAAAAAATTGCTGTGGATGGGGAAGATGCTTTCTCAATGCACGGAGGGTGCCTATAACATCAATAAATCCCGCATGATGGCATTGGCTGAGTATAGCCGAGATCAATTTATCGGTTTGCGAAAAGAGTTGGGAATTCAATATGATGATGGACAAGGTGGAACGCTGCAATTGTTCCGTAAAGATGAGCAGGTAGAAGCGGCTGCAAAAGACATTAAGGTGTTACGGGCACTGAATGTACCTCATCAAATGCTGACGCCTGAGCAGGTGGTTGTAGCGGAGCCCGGTTTGGCCTCTGTCATTGATAAATTTAAAGGTGGCTTAAAGCTCATAGGTGATGAGACGGGTGATTGTTATCTGTTCTGCCAATCTCTAAAAGCGGAGTGTGAGGCCTTGGGAGTGCAATTCCAGTTCAATACAGATATCCAGTCATTGTCGGTTGAGGCTGGCAAAGTCCGAGGGGTGTTTACTCAACATGGTTTGCAAGCGTTCGACACGGTTCTCGTGAGTTTAGGTAGTTACTCTAAAGAATTGTTAAAGGCCTGCGATATTGATATTCCGGTGTATCCGGTAAAGGGGTACTCCTTAACGGTGCCAATAACCAATGACGCCTATGCCCCTGTGTCTACTGTAATGGATGAGACCTATAAGGTCGCTGTGACTCGTCTTGGTAACCGAATTCGTGCCGCTGGTACGGCGGAGTTAGCGGGTTATAACCTAGATTTACCGAAATCCAGAACCGAAACGATCAGTCATGTTGTAGAGGATTTATTTGGCCAAGGTTGTCAATTGTCTGACGCTGAATATTGGACCGGACTTCGCCCAATGACGCCAGATGGCACGCCAGTGGTAGGGGCGACTGAGGTTAATGGATTGTATTTGAACACAGGTCATGGAACGCTCGGCTGGACAATGAGTTGTGGCTCTGCAGCAGTGATTGCGGATATCATGGCGGGCAATAATACAGAGGTCGATTCAACTGATCTCGCGGTAGCACGTTATTAG
- the alr gene encoding alanine racemase — MARPLVASIDLDAILYNYQFAKKLQPSCKAFAVVKSNAYGHGAVAVSRHLDEQVDAFAVATIEEAIELREADVKSPIMLLEGVFEQSEWALCEQYGFWAAIENEQQLSWLIECQVNIEKVFVKLDSGMHRLGVDKTTVNDFVVRLRQSGLVDQVLLMTHFSCADDLSDMTTMEQLAYFESARRDIGEIDASVANSAAIMKWSVPEGGWIRPGIMLYGISPFAGVPGVQLGLKPAMTLTSKIISVRHLQKGDQVGYGRTYQAGEAHQLATVAVGYGDGYPRVTENGAPLKVSGQSAHLAGRVSMDMITVRLTPSSDLVMEAGQEVVLWGGDVPVEEVADYAGTIGYEVVTRMTSRPHYHYFSASESA, encoded by the coding sequence ATGGCTAGGCCTCTTGTTGCTAGCATCGATTTAGATGCAATTTTGTATAATTATCAGTTTGCCAAGAAGCTGCAACCGAGCTGTAAAGCTTTTGCCGTGGTGAAGAGTAATGCTTACGGTCATGGTGCTGTGGCGGTTTCTCGCCATCTTGATGAGCAAGTAGATGCTTTTGCGGTGGCAACGATAGAAGAAGCCATTGAATTGCGTGAAGCGGATGTGAAATCGCCAATTATGTTGCTGGAAGGGGTATTTGAACAGAGCGAATGGGCTTTGTGTGAGCAGTATGGTTTTTGGGCTGCAATTGAAAATGAGCAGCAATTATCTTGGCTGATCGAGTGTCAGGTAAATATAGAAAAAGTGTTTGTTAAGCTGGATTCAGGAATGCATCGTTTAGGTGTCGATAAAACGACGGTCAATGATTTTGTGGTGCGATTGCGTCAAAGTGGCTTGGTGGATCAAGTCTTGTTAATGACGCACTTTTCATGTGCCGATGACTTATCGGATATGACCACCATGGAGCAATTGGCTTATTTTGAAAGTGCACGACGCGATATTGGAGAGATTGATGCCAGTGTGGCAAATTCAGCGGCAATTATGAAATGGTCTGTTCCTGAGGGGGGGTGGATCCGCCCTGGTATCATGTTATATGGTATTTCCCCTTTTGCAGGGGTGCCTGGAGTGCAGTTGGGGTTGAAGCCAGCAATGACCTTGACCTCGAAAATCATTTCAGTTCGACATTTGCAAAAAGGTGATCAAGTTGGCTATGGCCGAACCTATCAAGCAGGGGAAGCTCATCAGCTCGCCACCGTCGCAGTGGGCTACGGTGATGGTTACCCGAGGGTGACGGAAAATGGTGCACCATTAAAAGTATCGGGTCAGTCTGCCCATCTTGCAGGACGGGTATCAATGGATATGATCACGGTACGTTTGACCCCCTCTAGCGATTTGGTTATGGAAGCGGGTCAAGAGGTTGTGTTGTGGGGCGGTGATGTGCCGGTTGAAGAGGTGGCGGATTATGCTGGCACCATAGGCTATGAGGTGGTGACTCGAATGACTTCTCGGCCTCATTACCATTACTTTTCGGCGAGTGAATCAGCCTAA
- the alaS gene encoding alanine--tRNA ligase yields the protein MKSSELRQSFLSYFESKQHQIVDSSSLVPGNDPTLLFTNAGMVQFKDVFLGDDIRPYTRATSSQRCVRAGGKHNDLENVGYTARHHTFFEMLGNFSFGDYFKKEAIGFAWEFLTQVLKLPTEKLLVTVYADDDEAFDIWHKQIGLPTDKIIRIGDNKGGRYQSDNFWAMGDTGPCGPCSEVFYDHGEHIWGGPPGSAEEDGDRFIEIWNVVFMQFNRSANGDMSPLPKPSVDTGMGLERIAAILQGVHSNYEIDLFQNLIKASAEVVGTDDLQAQSLRVIADHIRSCSFMIVDGVVPSNEGRGYVLRRIIRRAVRHGNKLGQAKPFFHKLVAALDAEMGDAYPELRKLKERVTAILLKEEEQFAKTLDQGMRILEEAIEGLAGSKVLPGEAVFKLYDTYGFPADLTNDVARENGLEIDEEGFEAAMEAQRARARSASNFTMDMSGSLDLDVQTEFTGYDQLEDRCVVETILLDGETVEFVEAGQQAVVILKNTPFYGESGGQVGDQGWLSGGVAFKVANTTKQGKAHLHHGELKEGRLSVGDSVTAEVDRSMRQATALNHSATHLMHEALRRVLGDHVVQKGSLVDSERLRFDFSHFEGATAAELEQIEDMVNEQIRLNRPVETELMDIEAAKAKGAMALFGEKYDSQVRVLTMGADYSIELCGGTHVKRTGDIGLFKILTESGIAAGVRRIEAVTGKAAVEASRSIESALNQVAGLVKGNKDTVLEKVTVLNDQARALQKELDAIKGKLAAMAGADLASQAVDIRGGKLLVAQVEADPKALRDMLDQLKSKLESAVILLASVNDGKVSLIAGVTKELTKQVKAGDLIKMVAPLVDGKGGGRPDMAQAGGNNPDALPSALASVPDWVAERV from the coding sequence ATGAAGAGTTCTGAGTTACGCCAATCGTTCTTATCTTACTTCGAAAGTAAGCAACACCAGATAGTTGATTCTAGCTCCTTAGTACCAGGCAATGATCCAACTTTGCTGTTTACTAATGCTGGTATGGTGCAATTTAAAGATGTGTTTTTAGGCGATGATATTCGTCCTTATACTCGTGCAACCTCATCTCAACGTTGTGTTCGTGCTGGTGGTAAGCACAATGACTTGGAAAATGTTGGTTACACGGCGCGTCACCACACTTTCTTTGAAATGTTGGGTAACTTTAGTTTTGGGGACTACTTTAAGAAAGAGGCCATTGGCTTTGCTTGGGAGTTTTTAACTCAGGTATTAAAATTGCCAACTGAAAAATTGTTGGTGACAGTGTACGCAGACGACGACGAAGCGTTTGATATCTGGCACAAGCAAATTGGGTTGCCGACGGATAAGATAATTCGTATTGGTGATAATAAGGGTGGCCGATATCAATCTGATAATTTCTGGGCAATGGGAGACACAGGTCCTTGTGGTCCTTGCTCAGAAGTATTTTATGATCACGGTGAGCACATTTGGGGTGGGCCTCCAGGGTCAGCGGAAGAAGATGGTGATCGTTTTATTGAGATTTGGAACGTCGTCTTCATGCAATTCAATCGATCTGCAAACGGTGATATGTCACCACTTCCTAAGCCTTCAGTGGATACTGGTATGGGCTTGGAGCGTATCGCGGCGATTTTGCAAGGTGTACACAGTAACTACGAGATTGATTTGTTCCAAAATCTAATTAAGGCCTCTGCTGAAGTTGTAGGTACTGATGATTTGCAAGCGCAATCTCTACGCGTTATTGCTGACCATATCCGTTCTTGTTCTTTCATGATTGTGGATGGTGTTGTGCCGTCAAATGAAGGTCGTGGCTACGTTTTACGTCGTATCATTCGCCGTGCAGTACGTCATGGGAATAAATTAGGTCAGGCAAAACCTTTTTTCCATAAATTGGTTGCCGCACTGGATGCTGAAATGGGCGATGCGTACCCAGAATTGCGTAAGTTAAAAGAACGTGTGACAGCGATTTTATTGAAAGAAGAAGAGCAATTCGCAAAAACGCTTGATCAAGGGATGCGAATTTTAGAAGAAGCCATTGAAGGTTTGGCGGGCAGCAAAGTGTTGCCAGGTGAAGCGGTTTTTAAACTTTATGATACCTATGGTTTTCCAGCCGACTTGACCAATGACGTTGCGCGTGAAAATGGTTTGGAAATCGATGAAGAAGGTTTTGAGGCTGCGATGGAAGCTCAACGTGCTCGTGCTCGTTCAGCCAGTAACTTCACTATGGATATGTCCGGTAGCCTTGATTTGGACGTACAAACAGAGTTCACCGGCTATGATCAGTTAGAAGATCGGTGTGTGGTGGAAACTATCTTGCTTGATGGCGAGACGGTTGAGTTTGTTGAAGCGGGTCAGCAAGCGGTTGTGATATTGAAAAATACGCCTTTTTATGGCGAATCGGGTGGCCAGGTTGGCGATCAAGGTTGGCTGAGTGGCGGTGTGGCTTTCAAAGTTGCTAATACTACTAAACAGGGTAAAGCGCATTTGCATCATGGTGAGTTAAAAGAAGGGCGTTTGTCAGTAGGGGATAGTGTAACAGCGGAAGTAGATCGTTCTATGCGTCAAGCCACTGCTTTGAACCACTCGGCGACACATTTAATGCACGAGGCCTTACGCCGTGTATTAGGGGATCATGTGGTGCAAAAAGGGTCTTTGGTTGATTCTGAGCGTTTGCGTTTTGATTTCTCTCATTTTGAAGGCGCTACTGCGGCGGAGCTTGAGCAAATTGAAGACATGGTGAATGAGCAGATTCGTCTAAATCGCCCAGTTGAAACCGAGCTAATGGACATCGAGGCCGCGAAAGCAAAAGGCGCGATGGCCTTATTTGGTGAAAAATATGATAGTCAGGTTCGTGTTTTGACCATGGGGGCGGACTACTCTATTGAACTTTGTGGTGGTACTCACGTTAAGCGCACGGGCGATATTGGTCTGTTTAAAATTTTGACGGAGAGTGGTATTGCCGCTGGTGTTCGTCGTATCGAAGCGGTGACTGGTAAAGCGGCGGTAGAGGCTAGTCGCTCCATCGAGAGCGCGTTAAATCAGGTGGCGGGACTTGTCAAAGGCAATAAAGATACTGTACTTGAAAAAGTAACGGTACTAAATGACCAAGCTCGTGCTTTGCAAAAAGAGTTGGATGCCATTAAAGGTAAATTGGCTGCTATGGCTGGAGCTGATTTAGCGTCTCAGGCGGTAGATATTCGTGGCGGCAAACTGCTGGTTGCACAAGTTGAGGCGGATCCCAAAGCACTACGCGATATGCTAGATCAATTGAAGAGTAAGCTGGAATCCGCAGTGATTTTGTTGGCGTCAGTGAATGACGGTAAAGTGAGTTTGATTGCTGGTGTGACGAAAGAGCTGACTAAACAGGTAAAGGCAGGTGATCTTATTAAGATGGTTGCACCTTTAGTCGATGGCAAAGGTGGCGGTCGTCCTGACATGGCTCAAGCCGGTGGTAATAATCCAGATGCGCTACCAAGTGCTCTTGCCTCAGTGCCTGATTGGGTTGCTGAAAGAGTTTAA
- a CDS encoding aspartate kinase, with amino-acid sequence MALLVQKYGGTSVGTIERIEAVADRVQRHKQQGDDIVVAVSAMSGETNRLIELAKSVQSTPDAREMDVLLSTGEQVTIALLSMALMKRGIDARSYTGSQVRITTDNAHGKARIQEIDTEAMKADLAQGRVLVVAGFQGADEFGNITTLGRGGSDTTGVALAAALNADECQIYTDVDGVYTTDPRVVDSARRLEKITFEEMLEMASLGSKVLQIRSVEFAGKYQVPLRVLSSFKDGEGTLITTDGELDMEQAAVSGIAFNRDEAKLTLKGVPDIPGVASRILGPISDANVEVDMIVQNVSVDGTTDFTFTVHRNEYELALKTLNQIAEELGAKSVLSDAKIAKVSIVGVGMRSHAGVASTMFKALAEESINIQLISTSEIKVSVIIDEKYMELAVRALHSAFKLSDSEAGVSEA; translated from the coding sequence ATGGCGTTGTTAGTTCAGAAATACGGTGGTACTTCAGTCGGTACGATAGAGCGTATCGAAGCGGTGGCTGATCGAGTGCAGAGGCATAAGCAGCAAGGTGATGACATTGTTGTGGCCGTGTCCGCGATGAGTGGCGAGACCAATCGCTTGATTGAATTGGCGAAAAGTGTTCAATCCACACCCGATGCACGCGAGATGGATGTGTTGCTGTCTACGGGGGAGCAGGTAACGATTGCTTTGTTATCTATGGCGTTGATGAAACGCGGGATTGATGCTCGTTCGTATACTGGTTCACAAGTACGTATTACGACTGACAATGCTCATGGTAAGGCTCGTATTCAAGAGATTGATACAGAGGCGATGAAAGCTGATCTTGCTCAGGGCCGAGTGTTGGTTGTGGCAGGTTTTCAAGGGGCGGATGAGTTTGGCAATATTACCACGCTTGGTCGAGGTGGGTCTGACACTACTGGTGTTGCTCTGGCTGCGGCATTAAATGCCGATGAGTGTCAGATTTATACCGATGTGGATGGTGTATACACAACAGATCCTCGTGTGGTGGACAGTGCCCGTCGATTAGAAAAAATTACCTTTGAAGAAATGCTAGAGATGGCCAGTCTCGGTTCTAAGGTGTTACAGATTCGATCTGTTGAATTTGCTGGTAAGTACCAAGTGCCGTTACGTGTACTGTCCAGTTTTAAAGATGGTGAAGGCACGCTAATTACAACTGATGGGGAACTTGATATGGAACAAGCTGCGGTTTCAGGAATTGCCTTTAATCGAGATGAGGCTAAGCTTACTTTGAAAGGTGTCCCAGATATTCCTGGTGTGGCATCAAGAATTCTTGGACCAATCAGTGATGCCAATGTTGAAGTGGATATGATTGTACAGAATGTGTCAGTAGACGGTACAACCGATTTTACTTTTACGGTACATCGTAATGAATATGAATTGGCTTTGAAGACATTAAATCAAATTGCTGAAGAGTTGGGCGCGAAATCCGTATTGTCTGACGCTAAGATTGCTAAAGTATCGATTGTTGGTGTGGGGATGCGGTCTCATGCTGGAGTGGCGAGTACTATGTTTAAAGCCTTGGCGGAAGAGTCCATCAATATTCAGCTAATTTCTACTTCAGAGATTAAAGTGTCGGTGATTATCGACGAGAAATACATGGAATTGGCGGTGCGAGCATTACATTCTGCTTTCAAATTGAGTGATTCTGAAGCAGGTGTTAGCGAAGCGTAA
- the csrA gene encoding carbon storage regulator CsrA — MLILTRRVGETLMVGDEVSVTVLGVKGNQVRIGINAPKDVSVHREEIYLRIQKEQDGQDSED; from the coding sequence ATGCTTATTTTGACTCGTCGTGTTGGTGAGACCTTGATGGTTGGTGACGAAGTGTCCGTTACTGTGTTGGGTGTAAAAGGGAATCAAGTGCGTATTGGTATCAATGCACCGAAAGATGTTTCTGTTCACCGTGAAGAAATTTATCTTCGAATTCAAAAAGAGCAAGATGGACAAGACTCTGAGGATTAA
- a CDS encoding tRNA dihydrouridine synthase: MNNSLENNQNLHTETEHSNIILAVAPMEGVMDHTMRALLSKIGGMNYLVSEFVRITQYPIPASSFKKLIPENKNSAKTDYHHPVHTQLLGSNAELMAESAANAIAAGANHIDVNFGCPAKRVNGHGGGSVLLQDSNTLFNIMNAIRKQIPSEIPVSAKIRLGYEDEDKLFDNVAAIESAGTNALTIHGRTKKDGYKPPARWEKIGLIQDKTQMRVIANGDITNLDSLTRCKAITGCTEFMIGRGSLNNPFIFQDIRNASYEEGCAHHQAQLALLFAEYTQRLQVEYDEVATLGRLKQWVGHLRFEFTDIQHNLTALRQSKSVAEFTVKIQNILKA, from the coding sequence GTGAACAATTCCCTAGAAAACAATCAAAATTTGCACACAGAAACCGAGCATAGCAACATAATACTGGCCGTTGCACCAATGGAAGGTGTCATGGATCACACTATGCGCGCCTTACTTTCGAAAATTGGTGGGATGAACTACCTTGTCTCGGAATTTGTTCGTATCACTCAATACCCCATTCCGGCGTCTAGCTTCAAAAAGCTCATCCCTGAGAATAAAAATAGCGCAAAAACAGACTATCACCACCCTGTTCACACCCAACTACTAGGCAGCAACGCCGAACTCATGGCCGAAAGCGCTGCAAATGCCATCGCGGCGGGGGCCAATCACATTGATGTCAATTTTGGCTGCCCAGCAAAACGGGTTAATGGTCACGGCGGCGGCTCAGTCTTACTGCAAGACTCAAACACACTGTTCAATATCATGAATGCTATCCGTAAACAGATTCCATCAGAGATTCCTGTGTCCGCTAAAATCCGGCTGGGCTACGAAGATGAAGACAAGCTATTTGATAATGTTGCAGCGATTGAAAGCGCTGGTACGAATGCCTTAACAATACACGGCCGAACCAAGAAAGACGGTTATAAACCACCAGCAAGATGGGAAAAAATAGGCTTAATACAAGATAAAACTCAAATGCGAGTCATCGCCAATGGGGACATCACAAACCTTGATTCGCTCACAAGATGCAAAGCCATTACTGGCTGTACAGAGTTCATGATTGGTCGAGGATCATTAAATAATCCCTTTATATTTCAGGATATTAGAAACGCCTCATACGAAGAGGGATGTGCTCACCACCAAGCCCAACTGGCTTTACTCTTTGCTGAATACACACAAAGACTACAAGTCGAATATGATGAAGTAGCCACTCTAGGACGACTAAAGCAGTGGGTTGGCCATTTACGCTTTGAATTCACAGACATCCAACATAATTTAACAGCATTGCGTCAAAGCAAGAGTGTTGCAGAGTTCACCGTAAAGATACAAAACATCTTAAAAGCTTAA
- a CDS encoding OadG family protein, whose product MNELVSEGIGLMVLGMGFVFVFLVVLIFATGYMSSIINKFFPEVVAVAESNIAMSNSVTSTAVDPQIAAAITAAIHQHRNK is encoded by the coding sequence ATGAACGAATTGGTAAGTGAAGGTATTGGCCTGATGGTATTGGGGATGGGGTTTGTCTTCGTCTTTCTGGTAGTGCTTATTTTTGCTACTGGCTATATGTCGTCCATTATTAATAAATTCTTTCCAGAAGTCGTTGCGGTGGCTGAGTCTAATATAGCGATGTCAAATAGCGTAACCAGTACGGCGGTTGATCCACAGATAGCGGCTGCTATTACTGCGGCTATCCACCAACATCGTAATAAATAA
- the oadA gene encoding sodium-extruding oxaloacetate decarboxylase subunit alpha, whose amino-acid sequence MKTIKQPLGITDVVLRDAHQSLFATRLRIDDMLPIAEKLDNVGFWSLESWGGATFDSCIRFIGEDPWDRIRELKKAMPKTPQQMLLRGQNLLGYRHYADDVVAKFVERAAANGVDVFRIFDAMNDPRNLEQAIKSVKEVGKHAQGTISYTKSPVHTTKNWVDYAKTLEDMGADSIAIKDMSGILTPYDAYDLVSLLKEQTDLEVQLHAHATSGLSDMTILKSIEAGIDRVDTAISSMSMTYGHSSTESVVAALQGTDRDTELDLEALEDIAAYFREVRKKYAKFEGSLRGTDSRILIAQVPGGMLTNMESQLKEQGAADKFDDVLKEIPKVREDLGLIPLVTPTSQIVGTQAVLNVLTGERYKSISKETAGILKGEYGAAPAEFNKELQQRVLDGAEPITCRPADLLEPEVEKLTQELQGLAKEKQINLSDELIDDVLTYALFPQIGLKFLENRDNPDAFEPVPTGQELVDAAKQETGPAVYTVSVSGQSYVVEVAEGGDISQIQPVASSVSAPTAVVQTAPAAGGEDVPAPLAGNIFKVLVKPGQQVQEGETIMILEAMKMETEISAPKAGVVGSIHVKEGDAVQVGQALLSL is encoded by the coding sequence ATGAAAACAATTAAACAACCTCTTGGTATTACGGACGTCGTGTTGCGTGATGCCCATCAATCATTATTTGCAACTCGTCTCCGAATTGATGACATGTTGCCCATTGCTGAAAAGCTCGACAATGTCGGTTTTTGGTCGTTGGAATCTTGGGGTGGTGCCACCTTTGATTCTTGTATTCGTTTTATCGGTGAAGACCCTTGGGATCGAATTCGCGAATTGAAAAAAGCCATGCCTAAAACACCTCAACAAATGCTTTTACGTGGGCAAAATCTACTAGGGTATCGCCATTATGCAGACGATGTTGTTGCTAAGTTTGTGGAGCGAGCTGCAGCTAATGGTGTAGATGTGTTCCGTATTTTTGATGCGATGAACGATCCTCGAAACCTTGAGCAAGCCATTAAATCGGTTAAAGAAGTGGGTAAGCATGCGCAAGGTACTATTTCCTATACTAAAAGCCCCGTTCACACGACCAAGAATTGGGTGGATTATGCGAAAACCCTTGAAGATATGGGAGCAGATTCAATCGCCATTAAAGACATGTCTGGTATTTTGACGCCTTACGACGCTTATGATCTAGTGTCTTTGTTAAAGGAGCAGACAGATCTTGAGGTGCAATTGCATGCCCATGCGACTTCAGGTTTGTCTGACATGACCATTTTGAAGTCAATTGAAGCTGGAATCGATCGAGTGGATACGGCCATTTCATCTATGTCTATGACTTACGGGCATTCTTCAACTGAGTCGGTAGTGGCAGCATTGCAAGGAACCGATAGAGATACGGAGCTGGATTTGGAGGCGCTAGAAGACATTGCGGCGTACTTCCGAGAAGTTCGTAAGAAGTATGCGAAATTTGAAGGCTCGCTGCGTGGTACCGACTCTCGGATCCTGATTGCTCAAGTGCCAGGCGGTATGTTGACAAACATGGAAAGTCAACTGAAAGAGCAAGGCGCTGCGGATAAGTTTGATGATGTATTAAAAGAAATTCCCAAAGTACGTGAAGATCTTGGTTTGATTCCTTTGGTAACGCCGACATCTCAGATTGTAGGTACACAAGCTGTATTGAATGTGTTGACTGGTGAGCGTTATAAATCCATTTCAAAAGAAACAGCAGGTATCTTGAAAGGTGAGTATGGTGCTGCGCCAGCAGAATTTAATAAGGAATTGCAGCAAAGGGTGTTGGATGGTGCTGAGCCGATTACTTGTCGTCCTGCGGACTTACTTGAGCCTGAGGTCGAAAAGTTGACCCAAGAGTTGCAGGGGTTGGCTAAAGAAAAGCAAATTAATTTATCTGATGAATTAATTGATGATGTTTTGACGTATGCCCTGTTCCCACAGATCGGTTTGAAGTTTCTTGAGAATCGCGACAATCCTGATGCATTCGAGCCGGTTCCGACTGGACAGGAGTTGGTTGACGCTGCTAAACAAGAAACCGGCCCGGCGGTCTACACTGTCAGTGTGTCAGGGCAGAGTTATGTTGTTGAAGTGGCGGAAGGTGGTGACATTAGCCAAATTCAGCCTGTTGCTTCATCTGTTTCTGCACCAACTGCCGTTGTTCAAACTGCCCCTGCTGCTGGCGGCGAAGATGTACCGGCACCGTTAGCTGGAAACATTTTCAAAGTGCTTGTGAAGCCAGGGCAACAGGTTCAAGAAGGTGAAACCATTATGATTCTAGAGGCGATGAAAATGGAAACCGAAATTTCTGCTCCTAAAGCAGGTGTGGTTGGTTCTATTCATGTTAAGGAAGGTGATGCTGTACAAGTAGGTCAAGCATTGCTGTCACTTTAA